In the bacterium genome, GCCCGCCCAGCTCCTCGGGCCACGGGACGATGGGCTCGATCTAGGGCCTCTCGTCGAGATGCGGCTCAATGATCTGCACCAGATCCACGAGGAAGCGGACGCCCTGCTGCTCGCGCCGCCCGTGGTGGTTCTCGATCATGACTTCGCGGAGTCGATTCCCACCCGCTGGGAGTGCGATCAGACAGTCGAGCTGAATGCTTCCGGATCGCTTGACGGTCTTTGCATGTGGATGGAGCTCCAGCTCGACGACGAGAACTCGTACTCGAATGCGCCGGGCGACGCGGCGATCTGGGGCCAGCTCTTGTTCCTCGTACCAGAGCGCTGGGAGGCTGGGGCAGGCGAGTGCCTGCGTTTCCGGGTGCAGTTCCAGGCCCACGGGATGGACGGTTTCTGGAAGTGGAATCTCGAACTCGGCGGGCCCGACGCGAAGCCGCGGCTGAAGCATACGGGCAACACGTTTGCTTCGACGCCAATGAGCGCCTCGATGCTCGAGAACTACAAGCCGGACCGGCCAATCCGTCTGACCCGGCGTGCGGAAGAGGAAGCCCTCGTGCTCTCGTTGGTCGACGGCCAGCGCACGGCTGATGACATCGCTGCTGAGTTCATGCGGCGGATGAACGTGACCGACCACGATGAGGCGTTGCGCCGGGTCTTCCAGCACCTCGAGGATCGCCGCCGCTCGTGAGCCGTGCCGCCGAAACCCTGGTGCGTTCCCTCGTCGCCGGGGGGGCGCCGGCTCTGCCTGCAGCGGCCGATTGGCCGGAGGTTCACGAGATCCTGCAGAGCCACCGGCTCGGCGCCTGGGCGTGGTCCAAGCTGGCCAGTGCAGCTGGCGGCGACGAGATCCCGTTCCACGTCCGAACCGCCCTGTACGCCGAGGAGTGGCATGTCGCCGAGACCAATCGGCGATTCGCCCGCGAGACCTCTACCTTGCTAGCCGCCTTCCGGGAACGCGACGTGAATCCGATCGTGATGAAGGGGATGGCGTTGCTGGCCCTCGTCTACCGCGATGTCGGCGCGCGCCCGATGGACGACGTGGATCTTCTGATCACCGCGGAAGAGCGTCCGCGGGCCCAGGCACTGCTGGCGGAACTTGGCTTCGAGCAGGCGGTGGGGATCGGCGACGCCGACGAGTACTTCGGTCCGGCGGGTCTCGTCCTCGATCTTCACCACCGCTTCCGGCTCCACGGGGGGCGCGATCTCGCTGCGCTGACGATCGACGCAGCAGCGCCCCTGCTCGGTACGGATTCGATCCGCGTCTTCTCCCCCGAGGCCATGGTTGCCCACCTGGTGCGGCATCTGGTCGGGCACCGGCGCTCGGCCGGCATCCTGCTCGCCTGGGTGCTCGACATCGCATTGGCCCTGGATACCTGGCACGATCGCCTGGACATGGCCGCGGTCGAGACCCTCCTGCCGCCGGGGCCATCGAGAACGGCCCTTCCGCTGGTGATCGGATTCTGCGTGCACAGGCTGGGGGTTCGCATGCCCAAGGGCAGCGGAGAGCCGCACGACGTCTGGAGCTTCGATCAGATCGTGCGAGCCCGGCGGCGCGCGATGTGGAACCTTCGCTCACCTCGCGGCTGGGCCGCGCTGGGCGCTGCGTGGCTGGGAAGATCCGGTTCTCGCGATCGTCCGCGTCTGCGGGCGAAGGACCTGGCATTGGCTCCGTTCGACATCCTGCGCGAGTCCATACGACACAGGTCAGGCGCCGCGAGTTCTTCGAGGAAGAAGATCTAGTACCGGAACCCGCAGGCGTTTCGAGATCGCACGCCAGCTGCAAGAGTGCACAGGTCCAGGGCCATGCACCCGACACAGCGCGCGCGACGCGTTGCGGCGCCAGTTCCCGCTGCGGGTACCGAAGCGTTTTGACACAACGCGGATGCGCCGACATTCAGTTGCTGCACTATCGGAACCGTGGGATGATTGCGTGGCATGCGGGCGCGGATGTCCTTGAGCCGAACGGTGGTGCATGGAGCCAGAGCGGGGGCCGGCCTCGGCTTCTCCTTGGGTGCGTGGATCGGTGTCGTTGATGGATGGCTTGCGCTGCGGGCGGCGGGTGAGGTAGCGGGTCCTTTCGTAGGCCGCCTCGGCACCCTGCTCGTTGCTGCATTGATCGATGCAAGCGTGGGAGGTGTGGTCGCGGGTGTCGCCGGTGCTCTGCTCGCCGCCGTGCTCCACGTCGCACAGCGCGCGGCGCCTGTACTCTCGTACACGCAACGCGTGAGAAGCGTTCGGCCGGTCGCGATTGCCATCCTGCTTGCCACAGGAGCGGCGGTCCTCGTTGCCGTGGCGGGCCTGGTTGGACCGCGGGAAGGCGGGACTGAGCGACCCAATTTCCTGCTGATCTCTGTCGATACCTTGCGTGCTGATCACGTCGGGGCCTACAGATACGAGCGTGCGACGACGCCTCATCTCGACCAGCTTGCCAAGGGTGGTGCTCTCTTCGAGAGCGCATACGCTCAATCGAGCTGGACGTTACCCTCCCACGTGTCGATGCTCACGGGCCTCGATCCCGACGCCCACGGCGTGTTGACGGCTCGCGACCGCATCGATCCGAGGCTCGCAACCTTGGCCGAGCACCTCTCGCAGGCCGGATACTGGACAGGCGCCTGGGTGGGTACGCCTCGCTGGGGATATGTCGGCGCGCAGTATGGATTCGACGCCGGCTTTGACAGCTATCGTCATTCGCCCCACCCCAAGCGATTTCGATCGAGTTGGCTGGTTCGCAAGCTGGACTCCTGGCTCTCGCGCAAGTTCTTTCGAGACGTCGGAAACGCCCGAGAGGAGGTGGATTCGGTCCTGGAATGGTTGCATGGCGCGAGGCGCACTCCCTTCTTTCTCTTCGTTCACTTCTATGACGTCCACTCGAAAGCGGCGTCGCTGCCCTATGAGGCGCCGGAGCCCTTTTTTGATCGTTTCTGCGACTCAGGGATCGAATCCTTCGACGGCTGTGAGGCAGGGCTCTGCGCATCCAATCGTCTCGTCGCAATGGCGCGAGGCGAGGCCCGCCGTTTCGACGCGTCCGAGCTCGATCAGGTTCGGTG is a window encoding:
- a CDS encoding nucleotidyltransferase family protein: MSRAAETLVRSLVAGGAPALPAAADWPEVHEILQSHRLGAWAWSKLASAAGGDEIPFHVRTALYAEEWHVAETNRRFARETSTLLAAFRERDVNPIVMKGMALLALVYRDVGARPMDDVDLLITAEERPRAQALLAELGFEQAVGIGDADEYFGPAGLVLDLHHRFRLHGGRDLAALTIDAAAPLLGTDSIRVFSPEAMVAHLVRHLVGHRRSAGILLAWVLDIALALDTWHDRLDMAAVETLLPPGPSRTALPLVIGFCVHRLGVRMPKGSGEPHDVWSFDQIVRARRRAMWNLRSPRGWAALGAAWLGRSGSRDRPRLRAKDLALAPFDILRESIRHRSGAASSSRKKI
- a CDS encoding class I SAM-dependent methyltransferase; this encodes MDDYYAKILTDDARLRVFERAIAKAVRPDDVVLDLGCGIGTYAFYAARAGACRVHAVDLHPIAMLGRSLARDNGLQVEFTHGDALGLELPEPVTLVICEEFLATLLEGPARELLDDARARLLAEGARIIPARGRLWAAPLSSADARGKILPAQLLGPRDDGLDLGPLVEMRLNDLHQIHEEADALLLAPPVVVLDHDFAESIPTRWECDQTVELNASGSLDGLCMWMELQLDDENSYSNAPGDAAIWGQLLFLVPERWEAGAGECLRFRVQFQAHGMDGFWKWNLELGGPDAKPRLKHTGNTFASTPMSASMLENYKPDRPIRLTRRAEEEALVLSLVDGQRTADDIAAEFMRRMNVTDHDEALRRVFQHLEDRRRS
- a CDS encoding sulfatase yields the protein MSRTVVHGARAGAGLGFSLGAWIGVVDGWLALRAAGEVAGPFVGRLGTLLVAALIDASVGGVVAGVAGALLAAVLHVAQRAAPVLSYTQRVRSVRPVAIAILLATGAAVLVAVAGLVGPREGGTERPNFLLISVDTLRADHVGAYRYERATTPHLDQLAKGGALFESAYAQSSWTLPSHVSMLTGLDPDAHGVLTARDRIDPRLATLAEHLSQAGYWTGAWVGTPRWGYVGAQYGFDAGFDSYRHSPHPKRFRSSWLVRKLDSWLSRKFFRDVGNAREEVDSVLEWLHGARRTPFFLFVHFYDVHSKAASLPYEAPEPFFDRFCDSGIESFDGCEAGLCASNRLVAMARGEARRFDASELDQVRCLYDGGVAFVDDEIGRLFEALRGAELWKQTVVIVTSDHGEGFFEHGSSLHATLHDEITRVPLVVRLPGGGVGKRVRGVVSLTDLVPTVLELAGADVDPLRQGRSLVPVLQGGRDDVGNAAVAFDSGPKWAMIRRGDQKLIQFLSSGNARPRVDSELYNLALDPHERRNRARGKPRQVERLRAELRGRRQLGRSFHQTVLGGVPATSVDVGEEERKRLRALGYVE